One region of Thunnus thynnus chromosome 14, fThuThy2.1, whole genome shotgun sequence genomic DNA includes:
- the polh gene encoding DNA polymerase eta, with product MEYGKDRVVALVDMDCFYVQVEQRLNPALRNTPCVVAQYKTWKGGSIIAVSYEARAHGVTRNMWVDDAKKLCQDLQVARVRESHGKADLTYYREASVEVIEVMSRFAVIERASIDEAYMDLTAAVQQRLKNMTDKQIEPHLLRTTYIQGYPQTFSEQEASAEDIVLDKEVQRSRGLQQWLASASVPLSGEQNSAELRLTVGAIIVEEMRAAVEEHTGFRCSAGISHNKVLAKLACGLNKPNRQTVLPLDSVTELFNSLPISKIRNLGGKLGASITETLGIENMGEMTRFSQAQLGQHFGEKTGQWLYDLCRGIEFEAVKPRQLPKSIGCSKNFPGKTSLVTREQVQYWLHQLALELEERLTKDREVNGRVAKLLTVGVRQLGDKRPSSFSRCCALSRYEATKISGDSFAIIKSLNTAGNHQAAWTPPLTLLHISASKFNDAPSAGGIAGFLSSDVTSTQSPFSTTQTPAELKNDSTCKQPGTIQSFFQKAAKKQRQKITKGEEEDDEDAGSTVILPSSSSNKTSATDCQLEVDTNCPVSSFSLSSQSQNGSASPHSGISSFFHKKSVERSSQAAASTLSKPETGQRPGSVDTEHPDDTVTVVSGLQVKDSDVKHSAGFKSHQLPCEELRDELDIEAEKNHHLPSVAKEDLIKCDRCDQEVSVWEMPEHNDYHFALDLQNSLSSSSGSAAASSSTSGVSLTPHRVGASSRGKTKTRGQSGPQPKRHRSQGGSTGTLDSFFKRN from the exons ATGGAGTATGGGAAAGATAGAGTGGTGGCGTTAGTAGACATGGACTGCTTTTACGTCCAGGTGGAGCAGAGGCTGAATCCAGCTCTGAGGAACACTCCCTGTGTGGTAGCCCAGTACAAGACGTGGAAAGGAGGCAG TATCATAGCCGTGAGCTACGAGGCCAGGGCCCATGGTGTCACCAGGAACATGTGGGTGGATGATGCAAAGAAACTGTGCCAAGATCTCCAGGTGGCACGAGTGCGCGAGTCTCACGGCAAGGCAGACCTGACATA TTACAGGGAAGCAAGTGTGGAGGTGATTGAGGTGATGTCTCGCTTTGCCGTGATTGAGCGAGCCAGTATTGATGAGGCCTACATGGATCTGACTGCTGCGGTCCAGCAGCGGCTGAAGAAcatgacagacaaacaaatagaGCCTCATTTGCTGAGGACGACATACATTCAGGGTTACCCGCAAACTTTTTCAGAACAGGAGGCATCTGCAGAGGACATTGTCTTGGATAAAG AGGTGCAGAGGTCCAGAGGTCTCCAGCAGTGGCTGGCATCAGCATCTGTTCCTCTGTCAGGAGAGCAGAACTCTGCAGAACTACGGCTAACTGTGGGGGCAATCATTGTCGAGGAAATGAGGGCAGCTGTGGAGGAACACACAGGCTTCCGCTGTTCAGCAGGGATTTCGCACAACAAG GTACTCGCTAAACTAGCCTGTGGTCTGAACAAGCCTAATCGACAAACTGTTTTGCCGTTGGACTCTGTGACAGAACTTTTCAACTCTCTACCCATTAGTAAGAT CCGTAACCTGGGGGGTAAGCTGGGTGCCTCCATTACAGAAACTCTGGGAATAGAGAACATGGGAGAGATGACTCGCTTCTCACAGGCCCAACTGGGACAGCACTTTGGAGAAAAAACAGG TCAGTGGCTTTATGACTTGTGTCGGGGGATTGAGTTTGAAGCGGTGAAACCCAGACAGCTTCCCAAGTCTATCGGCTGCAGTAAAAACTTCCCCGGGAAAACATCGCTGGTTACAAGAGAGCAG GTGCAGTACTGGCTTCATCAACTGGCCCTGGAACTGGAGGAGAGGCTAACCAAGGACAGAGAAGTG AATGGTCGAGTGGCTAAGTTGTTGACAGTTGGTGTACGTCAGCTGGGGGACAAGAGGCCGAGCAGCTTCTCACGCTGCTGTGCTTTATCTCGCTACGAGGCGACCAAAATATCCGGTGACAGCTTTGCCATTATCAAGAGTCTCAACACAGCAGGAAACCACCAGGCAGCATG GACTCCACCCCTCACCCTGCTACATATCTCGGCAAGCAAATTCAATGACGCTCCATCAGCAGGGGGGATAGCCGGCTTCCTTTCCAGTGATGTCACTTCAACCCAAAGTCCTTTCTCTACCACCCAGACACCCGCTGAACTGAAAAATGATTCCACATGCAAACAGCCTGGCACCATTCAGTCTTTCTTTCAAAAGGCAGctaagaaacaaagacagaagattacaaaaggagaagaggaggatgatgaagatgcAGGTTCCACAGTAATTCTCCCGTCATCCTCCTCTAATAAAACCTCTGCAACTGATTGTCAGTTGGAGGTAGATACCAATTGCCCCGTTTCATCCTTCAGTCTTTCTTCTCAGTCTCAAAATGGTTCAGCCAGCCCTCATAGTGgcatctcctctttcttccaCAAGAAGAGTGTTGAAAGAAGCTCACAGGCTGCAGCCTCGACCTTGAGCAAGCCTGAAACGGGACAAAGGCCAGGGTCTGTCGATACAGAACACCCTGATGACACTGTTACTGTTGTGTCAGGCCTGCAGGTAAAAGATAGTGATGTAAAACATAGCGCAGGGTTTAAATCTCACCAGTTGCCATGTGAAGAGTTAAGGGATGAACTGGACATTGAGGCAGAGAAAAATCACCATCTTCCTAGTGTAGCCAAAGAAGACCTGataaaatgtgatcgctgtgaTCAGGAGGTGTCAGTCTGGGAAATGCCTGAACACAATGACTATCACTTTGCCCTCGACCTCCAGAACTCACTCTCTTCATCCTCAGGTTCAGCAGCTGCCTCTTCCTCTACCTCAGGTGTCTCTCTAACTCCTCACAGAGTAGGAGCATCCTCCCGTGGTAAAACAAAAACCAGAGGCCAGTCAGGACCTCAGCCGAAAAGGCATCGCTCCCAAGGCGGAAGTACGGGCACTCTGGATTCCTTTTTCAAGAGGAACTGA